A window from Salvia miltiorrhiza cultivar Shanhuang (shh) chromosome 2, IMPLAD_Smil_shh, whole genome shotgun sequence encodes these proteins:
- the LOC131013397 gene encoding pentatricopeptide repeat-containing protein At1g77170, mitochondrial-like: protein MHKHKLLSRIQLSSFRIFNRNVASVSAFGDISNVHTSHQQILSNPKELAILVSTCSNLKQLRQVFAQIIQTRFLELYPASFHYNNISRTYIRLLSPREASRVYIAMRRAGISPDEFTLPIVLKAASRNLDVVLAGQVHGFAVKYGMENDMYCVSGLISSYSKGGRFEMAQKVFLCSPVRKLGHWNAIIAGLSQGGRGKEALRMFVEMMESGICPDDMTMVGVTSACGSLSDLNLALQLHKFAFQVNRLEKPDVLTMNSVIDMYGKCGRMDLAYKVFCDMEEKNVSSWTSMIVGYAAHGHVDDALRCFSCMIEAGITPNHVTFVGVLTACVHGGMVQEGKYYFNMMKNSYGIEPMLPHYGCMIDLLGRAGMLDEANLMVKGMPMKPNAVIWGCLMGACEKYGNVKLGEYVAKHLIELEPGNSGVYVVLSNIYANSGMWKDLERIRKILRERKLAINPSYSLLK, encoded by the coding sequence ATGCATAAGCATAAATTACTCTCCAGAATCCAACTTTCCAGTTTCCGCATTTTCAATCGCAATGTGGCCAGTGTTTCTGCATTTGGCGATATTTCTAATGTGCACACATCTCACCAACAAATCCTATCCAATCCCAAAGAATTAGCTATTCTAGTATCGACGTGCTCGAATCTGAAGCAACTGCGTCAAGTTTTTGCCCAAATAATACAAACCCGTTTCCTAGAACTGTATCCAGCTTCCTTTCATTACAATAATATCAGTAGAACGTATATCCGGCTTCTGTCGCCTAGAGAAGCATCGCGTGTTTATATTGCCATGCGTCGTGCTGGCATCTCACCGGATGAATTTACGCTTCCAATTGTGCTGAAAGCGGCAAGTCGAAATTTGGATGTTGTACTAGCGGGACAGGTTCATGGGTTTGCCGTTAAGTATGGAATGGAGAATGACATGTATTgtgtgagtggtttgattagcTCGTACTCGAAAGGGGGAAGATTTGAGATGGCACAGAAAGTGTTTTTGTGTAGTCCTGTAAGAAAGCTGGGACATTGGAATGCTATTATAGCAGGGTTGTCGCAGGGAGGGCGTGGTAAGGAAGCACTGCGTATGTTTGTAGAAATGATGGAAAGTGGGATTTGCCCAGATGATATGACTATGGTTGGTGTGACTTCAGCATGTGGGAGTTTGAGTGACTTGAATTTGGCTCTTCAGTTGCACAAGTTTGCCTTTCAGGTGAATAGATTGGAGAAACCAGATGTTCTCACGATGAATTCTGTAATTGATATGTATGGAAAGTGCGGTCGGATGGACTTGGCTTACAAGGTCTTTTGTGATATGGAGGAGAAGAATGTGTCTTCATGGACTTCCATGATTGTTGGTTATGCTGCACACGGACATGTGGATGATGCACTGAGGTGCTTCAGCTGTATGATAGAAGCAGGCATCACGCCTAATCATGTCACTTTTGTTGGAGTGTTGACTGCATGTGTCCATGGCGGGATGGTGCAAGAAGGAAAATATTATTTCAACATGATGAAAAATAGTTATGGAATTGAGCCAATGTTACCCCACTATGGGTGTATGATTGATTTGCTTGGTCGGGCAGGTATGCTGGATGAGGCGAACTTGATGGTTAAGGGGATGCCAATGAAACCTAACGCGGTGATATGGGGGTGCTTGATGGGTGCTTGTGAGAAGTATGGGAATGTGAAACTAGGGGAATATGTTGCTAAGCACTTGATAGAGTTGGAACCAGGGAATTCCGGGGTATATGTGGTTTTGTCAAATATTTATGCCAACAGTGGTATGTGGAAAGATTTAGAGAGAATAAGAAAAATTTTAAGGGAAAGAAAGCTGGCCATAAATCCCTCTTATAGCTTGCTCAAGTGA